One Pseudomonas rhizophila DNA window includes the following coding sequences:
- the sctI gene encoding type III secretion system inner rod subunit SctI, with protein MTISNVNSFRSAAPEHELEMVSAPAQADVDLFDSAMRSNREPGGMASNLMSAVSDRLTGQAELAHQAERAIKSASESTDPMDMLKMNGALSEYALQTALTTKVVSKGAQVLDKLTNLQ; from the coding sequence GTGACCATTTCCAACGTGAATTCATTCAGGAGCGCTGCACCTGAGCATGAGCTGGAGATGGTTTCCGCTCCTGCTCAAGCTGATGTCGACTTATTCGATAGTGCGATGCGCAGCAATCGAGAACCTGGCGGTATGGCGAGTAACCTGATGAGCGCAGTATCGGATCGTCTCACTGGTCAAGCCGAGCTGGCGCATCAGGCTGAACGCGCGATCAAGTCCGCCTCGGAGTCAACGGATCCGATGGATATGCTCAAAATGAATGGCGCCCTTTCCGAGTATGCATTGCAAACGGCGCTCACCACCAAGGTCGTCAGTAAAGGCGCACAAGTGCTGGATAAACTGACTAATCTGCAATAG
- a CDS encoding type III secretion protein, translating into MTDEQWVGWWCCTWRWMHPKWKSSVWEQWGIDFDVGMGVWRSRHDALLALLGIAPSAPPEPDPNVIEWLSLTDAQRLQALALVRAICFATPNDQLSDAQWFWCRGIAKALRPGLWLTDEVTDPRAMLAGWLGERCWSRLRLLWAPDETLEPAFNLPTRKLDALWRSVLWRVWA; encoded by the coding sequence ATGACCGATGAGCAATGGGTCGGGTGGTGGTGCTGCACGTGGCGCTGGATGCACCCAAAGTGGAAGTCCAGCGTGTGGGAGCAATGGGGGATTGATTTTGATGTTGGCATGGGCGTCTGGCGCAGCCGACACGACGCGTTGCTGGCCTTGCTGGGCATCGCTCCTTCGGCTCCGCCCGAGCCGGACCCCAACGTTATCGAATGGCTGTCTTTGACAGATGCACAAAGGTTGCAGGCTTTGGCTCTGGTGCGCGCAATCTGTTTTGCCACGCCAAATGATCAGTTGTCCGACGCGCAGTGGTTCTGGTGTCGGGGTATCGCCAAGGCGCTACGCCCTGGGCTGTGGTTGACTGATGAGGTCACGGACCCACGCGCAATGCTGGCCGGCTGGCTGGGCGAGCGATGTTGGTCGCGCTTGCGCCTGTTGTGGGCGCCCGACGAGACACTCGAGCCCGCTTTTAACCTTCCCACGCGCAAACTCGATGCGCTGTGGCGTTCTGTGTTGTGGAGGGTTTGGGCATGA
- a CDS encoding type III secretion protein HrpV, producing the protein MIQVSGKAEFYERVAAGQTAVWPVAAGVSFVSRHEHHDWGIALHIDSRALQPQQLREALERRFTQSYLFPDYFLFLDAHRDFVVWHAVPSSSHGRAVLDNICQHQLLLAGLSPLD; encoded by the coding sequence ATGATACAAGTCTCGGGGAAAGCGGAGTTCTACGAACGGGTGGCTGCTGGGCAAACAGCGGTATGGCCGGTAGCAGCGGGTGTTTCTTTCGTGAGTCGGCATGAGCACCATGATTGGGGTATAGCGTTGCACATCGACAGTCGCGCGCTGCAGCCCCAGCAATTGCGTGAGGCGCTGGAACGGCGCTTCACGCAATCCTACCTGTTCCCTGACTATTTTCTGTTTCTCGATGCCCACCGCGATTTCGTCGTCTGGCATGCGGTGCCGTCATCCTCCCATGGTCGCGCGGTGCTCGATAATATCTGCCAACATCAGTTGCTGTTGGCAGGTTTGAGCCCCTTGGACTGA
- a CDS encoding type III secretion protein, translated as MINSKSLLNQLENNFSNAIGNYDDAAMNAAESADVEDMRAFVQATQSLSTAATVMSEGMRAHHGMNKAIIDGIQ; from the coding sequence ATGATCAATTCCAAGTCCCTTCTAAATCAATTGGAAAACAACTTCTCCAATGCAATTGGAAACTATGATGACGCCGCGATGAACGCTGCTGAAAGTGCCGATGTGGAAGACATGAGGGCGTTCGTTCAAGCGACCCAGTCGCTGTCCACCGCGGCCACTGTCATGAGCGAAGGTATGCGCGCTCATCACGGCATGAACAAAGCGATCATCGATGGAATTCAGTGA
- a CDS encoding CesT family type III secretion system chaperone: MSNERYHRFVTDICQLSQIPVAAIDLDRVQLNVKGIAFSFANLADTVMIHADFGPLPDRRRDAVLLQLMNVNFHLFSADRPCCFSHNDDTGQVQFSCTVELTQIGAPQFVQLLGHIAEYAQSWQHSYFLDESAKRAPSARTSLGGLC; the protein is encoded by the coding sequence ATGAGTAATGAGCGCTACCATCGATTTGTTACAGATATCTGTCAGCTTTCTCAGATCCCTGTGGCTGCGATTGATTTAGATCGGGTTCAGCTAAACGTGAAAGGCATTGCCTTCAGTTTTGCCAACTTAGCCGATACCGTCATGATTCACGCAGACTTCGGCCCGTTACCGGATCGACGCAGAGATGCCGTCCTGCTTCAGCTTATGAATGTCAATTTTCATTTATTCAGCGCAGACCGTCCCTGTTGCTTTTCACACAACGACGACACGGGCCAAGTACAGTTCAGTTGCACAGTTGAGCTGACCCAGATCGGCGCACCACAGTTCGTGCAGTTGCTGGGGCATATCGCTGAGTATGCGCAATCATGGCAGCACAGCTACTTTCTCGATGAGAGCGCAAAACGCGCACCTTCAGCGCGCACGAGTCTGGGGGGTTTATGCTAG
- the hrpT gene encoding HrpT family type III secretion system protein, which translates to MTKMNWAAFGLLCVMLSGCSTTSGGCSGQSCDRPDSNNRELVIWWPADMRTGLENPQDTADYTVVPLRD; encoded by the coding sequence ATGACCAAGATGAACTGGGCTGCGTTCGGCCTTCTGTGTGTGATGCTCTCCGGTTGCTCGACGACCTCGGGCGGCTGTTCGGGACAGTCTTGCGACCGTCCCGACTCCAATAATCGGGAGCTGGTGATCTGGTGGCCAGCGGACATGCGTACTGGCCTGGAAAATCCGCAGGACACCGCGGACTATACTGTCGTGCCACTGCGGGATTGA
- a CDS encoding sigma 54-interacting transcriptional regulator, whose amino-acid sequence MGVCDYFYCGPDNIAEAPDIKVIAQSTSLLGVDLLLSGETGTGKDTLAQRIHSMSGRKGAFVAMNCAAIPESLAESELFGVVNGAFTGANRSRKGYIEAAQGGTLYLDEIDSMPLSLQAKLLRVLEVRAIERLGSTTVIPLDICVIASAQRPLAELVERGEFRRDLYFRLNVLTIQLPALRDRREDIVPLFSQFVTAAAQDLGCEPQAISPELMQALLGHPWPGNIRELKSAAKRFVLGLPSITLNSSTEIEGRTLKAQMRAIERILIQEALKRHGHSIDAVSVELGIPRRTLYHRIKSLDVFGKASSLEKNLEPDLKNFPPTIT is encoded by the coding sequence ATGGGTGTGTGCGATTACTTTTACTGCGGACCTGACAACATTGCCGAAGCGCCTGATATCAAGGTCATCGCCCAAAGTACTTCACTGCTTGGCGTCGACCTGTTGCTTTCTGGAGAGACGGGGACCGGCAAGGACACCCTGGCTCAGCGCATTCATTCAATGTCTGGGCGCAAGGGTGCGTTTGTCGCGATGAACTGTGCGGCAATCCCGGAATCATTGGCTGAAAGTGAATTGTTTGGTGTGGTCAACGGTGCGTTCACCGGGGCTAATCGCTCGCGAAAGGGCTACATCGAGGCTGCGCAGGGCGGGACTTTATACCTCGACGAAATCGATAGCATGCCGCTCAGTTTGCAGGCCAAGTTGCTGCGGGTCCTTGAGGTGCGAGCGATTGAGCGCTTGGGCTCTACCACGGTCATTCCGTTGGATATTTGTGTGATTGCATCGGCTCAGCGGCCCTTGGCCGAGTTGGTGGAGCGGGGCGAGTTCAGGCGCGATCTGTATTTTCGGCTCAACGTGCTGACGATCCAGTTGCCAGCGCTACGTGACCGTCGCGAAGATATCGTTCCGCTGTTTTCCCAGTTCGTGACCGCAGCTGCGCAAGATCTGGGGTGCGAGCCTCAGGCTATATCGCCCGAACTCATGCAAGCGCTCTTGGGTCATCCCTGGCCGGGCAATATCCGCGAGTTGAAATCAGCGGCCAAGCGATTTGTTCTTGGCTTGCCGTCGATAACCCTGAACTCAAGCACGGAGATCGAGGGGCGCACGCTCAAGGCACAAATGCGGGCTATCGAACGGATCCTTATTCAGGAAGCCCTCAAGCGTCACGGGCACTCGATTGATGCTGTGAGTGTGGAATTGGGCATACCCCGTAGAACGCTCTATCACCGGATCAAGTCGCTGGACGTATTTGGCAAAGCGTCTTCGCTTGAAAAAAATCTGGAACCTGATTTAAAGAACTTTCCACCCACTATTACCTAG
- the mdeB gene encoding alpha-ketoglutarate dehydrogenase gives MNSFVLKNTLPAQAEEDAQELAEWHDALLSVIAHRGEAHAGRVLDLLVAVAGRADLGWRPRLGTPYINSISVEQQPAFPGDLATEERLASIIRWNALAMVARANQVYGELGGHIASYASAADLFEVGFNHFFKARNENSAGDLVFYQAHSAPGVYARAYLEGRLDETDLQHYRQEIGARAKGARGLSSYPHPWLMPDFWQFPTGSMGIGPISSIYQARFMRYLDHRGLKNTRGRTVWGVFGDGEMDEPESMSALTLAARERLDNLVWVVNCNLQRLDGPVRGNGRIIDELEALFAGAGWNVIKLVWGSDWDSLFARDHDGALVEALSNTVDGQFQTFAAKDGRFNREHFFGQSEALAQLVRGLTDEDIDRLKRGGHDMVKIFSAYHRAALEDTKPTVILAQTKKGFGMGEAGQGKMTGHQQKKLDSEALLAFRNRFNLPLTDDQATSLAFFKPDADSAEMRYLHERRRALGGYLPTRHSSCDDDKVAVPEIDRYASFAINAGNKEMSTTMAFVRMLNGLLRDTTLGPRIVPIVADEARTFGMASLFKQIGIYSSVGQRYEPEDIGSILSYREAQNGQILEEGISEAGAISSWVAAATSYSVHGLPMLPFYIYYSMFGFQRIGDLIWAAADQRARGFLLGATAGRTTLGGEGLQHQDGSSHLMAATVPNCRAYDPAFAGEFAVILDHGMRQMLERQVDEFYYVTLMNENYPQPDLPGGVEQDILKGMYLFARNELQDPRGSVQLLGSGTILREVIAAAELLANDWNVDSQVWSVTSFTELARDAREVERHNRLHPQQLGRRNHLQASLNNATPVVACSDYVRAVPALIASYIEPRYTVLGTDGFGRSDTRAQLRRFFEVDRHQIVLSALTALVQAQTLAPQVCVEAIARYAIDVDCLAPWEA, from the coding sequence ATGAACTCGTTCGTCCTTAAAAACACCTTGCCAGCCCAGGCCGAGGAAGATGCACAGGAACTTGCCGAGTGGCACGATGCCTTGCTTTCGGTCATCGCCCACCGCGGGGAAGCCCACGCGGGGCGGGTGCTCGACCTGCTCGTCGCTGTCGCTGGTCGCGCTGATTTAGGCTGGCGGCCCCGCTTGGGTACACCCTACATCAACAGCATAAGCGTCGAGCAACAACCTGCGTTTCCAGGAGACCTGGCCACCGAAGAGCGCCTGGCGTCGATCATCCGCTGGAATGCTTTGGCAATGGTGGCTCGGGCCAATCAGGTGTATGGAGAACTGGGCGGACACATTGCCAGTTATGCCAGTGCAGCGGATCTATTCGAGGTCGGCTTCAATCATTTCTTCAAGGCGCGCAACGAAAACTCCGCTGGCGATCTGGTGTTCTATCAGGCGCACTCGGCGCCCGGTGTATATGCCCGGGCCTACCTTGAGGGGCGCCTTGATGAAACAGACTTGCAGCATTATCGGCAGGAGATCGGTGCTCGCGCAAAAGGCGCCAGGGGCTTGTCCAGCTATCCGCATCCCTGGCTGATGCCGGACTTCTGGCAGTTCCCGACCGGTTCCATGGGGATCGGCCCGATCAGTTCGATCTACCAGGCTCGCTTCATGCGCTATCTGGACCATCGCGGCCTGAAGAACACCCGCGGCCGGACGGTCTGGGGCGTATTCGGCGACGGTGAAATGGATGAGCCGGAAAGCATGTCGGCGCTCACACTCGCCGCGCGTGAAAGGCTCGACAACCTGGTCTGGGTGGTCAATTGCAATCTGCAGCGCCTCGATGGTCCAGTGCGAGGCAACGGCCGAATCATCGACGAGCTGGAGGCATTATTTGCAGGCGCCGGCTGGAACGTCATTAAGTTGGTCTGGGGCTCGGATTGGGATTCGCTATTTGCGCGCGACCACGACGGCGCCCTGGTTGAGGCATTGTCGAATACTGTCGATGGTCAGTTTCAAACGTTTGCCGCCAAGGACGGGCGGTTTAATCGCGAGCATTTTTTCGGACAGAGCGAAGCGCTGGCGCAATTGGTTCGAGGCCTGACCGACGAGGATATTGATCGCCTCAAGCGCGGCGGTCACGACATGGTGAAAATTTTTTCCGCTTATCACCGGGCCGCGCTCGAAGACACAAAGCCGACGGTGATTCTCGCGCAGACGAAAAAGGGTTTTGGCATGGGGGAGGCCGGGCAGGGCAAGATGACCGGGCACCAGCAGAAGAAGCTCGACAGTGAAGCGCTCCTCGCTTTCCGCAATCGCTTCAATCTGCCACTGACCGACGACCAGGCGACCTCCCTGGCGTTCTTCAAGCCCGACGCCGACAGTGCGGAGATGCGCTACCTCCATGAGCGCCGTCGGGCGCTGGGCGGCTACTTGCCGACACGGCACTCGTCGTGTGACGACGATAAGGTTGCCGTGCCCGAGATCGATCGTTACGCCAGTTTCGCCATCAATGCCGGAAATAAGGAAATGTCCACGACCATGGCCTTCGTGCGCATGCTCAACGGGCTGCTGCGGGACACCACGCTGGGTCCACGCATTGTGCCGATCGTGGCGGATGAGGCACGCACATTCGGCATGGCCAGCCTGTTCAAGCAGATCGGTATCTACTCCAGCGTAGGACAACGCTACGAGCCAGAAGACATCGGGTCTATCCTCAGCTATCGCGAAGCGCAGAATGGCCAGATTCTCGAAGAAGGCATCAGCGAGGCCGGGGCAATCAGCTCCTGGGTGGCCGCCGCCACGAGCTATTCGGTGCATGGGTTGCCGATGTTGCCGTTTTATATCTATTACTCGATGTTCGGCTTCCAGCGCATTGGCGATCTGATTTGGGCGGCGGCCGATCAACGTGCTCGCGGCTTTCTTCTCGGCGCAACCGCCGGTCGCACGACGCTGGGCGGCGAAGGCCTGCAGCATCAGGACGGCAGCAGCCATTTGATGGCCGCGACTGTACCCAACTGCCGCGCCTATGATCCGGCGTTCGCCGGTGAGTTTGCGGTGATCCTGGATCACGGCATGCGCCAGATGCTGGAGCGCCAGGTCGACGAGTTCTACTACGTCACCCTGATGAATGAAAACTACCCGCAGCCCGACCTTCCAGGTGGTGTTGAGCAAGACATTCTCAAAGGCATGTATCTGTTTGCCCGGAACGAATTGCAAGACCCTCGTGGCAGCGTCCAATTGCTCGGATCTGGCACTATCCTGCGCGAAGTGATCGCGGCCGCCGAACTGCTCGCCAACGACTGGAACGTTGACAGTCAGGTCTGGAGCGTCACCAGTTTCACCGAACTGGCACGGGACGCGCGCGAGGTCGAGCGCCACAATCGACTGCATCCTCAACAGCTTGGGCGCAGAAACCATCTACAGGCGTCGCTCAATAATGCGACGCCCGTCGTCGCCTGTAGCGATTACGTCCGGGCCGTGCCAGCGCTGATAGCCAGCTACATTGAGCCTCGCTACACGGTGCTCGGCACCGATGGTTTCGGCCGAAGCGATACCCGCGCTCAACTGCGTCGATTCTTCGAAGTGGATCGTCATCAGATCGTTCTGAGCGCCCTGACCGCGCTGGTTCAAGCACAGACACTGGCGCCGCAGGTGTGCGTCGAAGCGATTGCCCGGTACGCCATCGATGTGGATTGCCTGGCGCCGTGGGAGGCGTGA
- the sctJ gene encoding type III secretion system inner membrane ring lipoprotein SctJ, which yields MKVSGLLTVLAFLALAGCSDDTVLFSGMTEQHSNSVIAKLAQEHIAARKQMEKAGVTVIVANSDVNRAVRVLDAAGLPNQTRTSLGEIFKKEGVISTPLEERARYIYALSQELESTLSQIDGVIVARVHVVLPERIAPGEPVQPASASVFIKYAASTLDPDSVRGRIQQMVASSIPGMSQDSSSAKKFSIVFVPSVEFQDPEHLVPFGPFLIDSEDAGFWWVMVIALPLCLVSMAGGAVLMLRPDWRQALFARLRARRRPTGLPAQL from the coding sequence GTGAAAGTATCCGGCTTATTAACGGTTCTGGCTTTTCTGGCGCTCGCCGGATGCAGCGACGACACCGTCTTGTTCAGCGGCATGACTGAGCAGCATTCCAACTCAGTAATCGCCAAGTTGGCTCAGGAACATATAGCGGCCCGTAAGCAGATGGAAAAAGCCGGCGTTACCGTAATCGTCGCCAATAGTGATGTGAACCGTGCGGTGAGGGTGCTTGATGCTGCCGGTCTACCTAATCAGACACGGACCAGTCTTGGCGAGATATTCAAAAAGGAAGGGGTCATCTCCACACCGCTGGAAGAGCGGGCTCGCTACATTTATGCGCTGTCGCAAGAATTGGAGTCGACGCTGTCCCAGATTGACGGGGTCATCGTGGCTCGTGTGCATGTCGTCTTGCCGGAGCGCATCGCACCGGGCGAGCCGGTTCAGCCGGCTTCCGCCTCGGTGTTCATCAAGTATGCGGCGTCGACGCTGGATCCGGACAGTGTGCGCGGGCGTATTCAACAGATGGTTGCCAGCAGCATTCCGGGGATGAGTCAGGACAGCAGCTCCGCAAAGAAATTTTCGATTGTATTCGTGCCATCGGTGGAGTTTCAGGACCCGGAGCATCTTGTGCCTTTCGGACCGTTTCTGATTGACAGCGAGGATGCCGGCTTCTGGTGGGTGATGGTCATTGCCTTGCCGCTGTGCCTGGTGTCCATGGCGGGGGGCGCAGTCCTGATGTTGCGTCCAGACTGGCGCCAGGCTTTGTTTGCACGCTTGCGCGCCAGGCGTAGGCCAACCGGCTTGCCCGCACAGCTATGA
- the sctC gene encoding type III secretion system outer membrane ring subunit SctC: MRKAYRWIPWLLLGLSAPAFAAIPPAWKQTAYAFDAQQTELSSVLEAFAREFGVNLEMDPVEGIVEGRIRADSPQAFLDRLGQQHQFQWFVYNNTLYVSAARDQITERIEVSPDAVDDLKGALTELGLLDSRFGWGVLPDEGVVLVSGPARYVQFIRDYSSNVDKPEERQDVVVLPLRYANAADRTISYRDEQLTVSGVATILKELLDSGPRGGSGSVFNGLQGAALGTGTSGGSSFAGTPSLLSGLADDQLQQTLDSVATGFGAQSKGRSAGRSRIRVAADVRNNAVLIYDSPKRRALYENLVRQLDVPRNLIEIDAVIYDIDRDELNELSSNWNVWAGGTNVRGSLLESGSSTLSAENAGRFALAVRTLEAKGAATVISNPSILTLENQPAVIDFSRTEFLTATGERVADIQPITAGTSLQVVPRSMQHNGKTQVQLILDIEDGQVEASLLDDTKPSVRNGSVSTQAVIAERGSLVVGGFHSLQSSDKVSKIPWLSDIPLIGKLLFTSSSRSTNKIERLFILTPRLVGNQVDPARYVETGNPEDIDSAARRIDGRHGDGQPTRVDIQRAFTQLLSDVQPTGFTPSNEPLFMPATLCATQQGLVIDADRSQWYGRNAWSIGVVVARNTGDKPLRIDESSCGGRWVLGVSAWPRAWLQPGEQSEVYVAVRNPQSLKSNVTLRDSLLKEATR; this comes from the coding sequence ATGCGTAAGGCCTACCGGTGGATACCGTGGCTGTTATTGGGACTGAGCGCCCCGGCGTTCGCGGCGATACCGCCAGCGTGGAAACAAACGGCCTATGCGTTCGACGCGCAACAGACCGAGCTTTCAAGCGTTCTTGAAGCATTTGCCCGAGAGTTTGGCGTTAACCTTGAGATGGACCCCGTTGAAGGCATCGTTGAGGGGCGTATCCGGGCGGATAGCCCGCAGGCGTTTCTTGATCGATTGGGCCAGCAGCATCAGTTCCAGTGGTTCGTCTACAACAACACCCTCTACGTCAGCGCCGCCCGTGACCAGATAACCGAGCGAATCGAGGTGTCCCCGGACGCCGTTGATGACCTCAAGGGCGCATTGACTGAACTCGGTTTGCTCGATTCACGATTTGGCTGGGGAGTCCTGCCGGATGAGGGCGTGGTGTTGGTCAGCGGACCTGCGCGGTATGTTCAGTTCATTCGCGACTACAGCAGCAATGTCGACAAACCTGAGGAAAGGCAGGACGTCGTGGTGTTGCCGTTGCGTTATGCGAACGCCGCCGATCGCACCATCAGTTACCGGGACGAACAGCTGACCGTTTCAGGGGTAGCCACGATTCTCAAGGAGTTGCTGGACAGTGGCCCGCGGGGCGGGTCAGGGAGTGTTTTCAACGGGCTGCAAGGCGCGGCGCTGGGAACTGGTACAAGCGGCGGAAGCAGTTTTGCAGGTACTCCGAGCTTGCTGAGCGGTTTGGCCGACGATCAGTTGCAGCAAACGTTGGATAGTGTGGCTACCGGCTTCGGGGCACAAAGCAAGGGGCGCTCCGCTGGCAGGTCGCGAATACGGGTCGCCGCCGACGTACGCAACAACGCGGTGCTTATCTACGACTCACCCAAGCGCAGGGCCTTGTACGAGAACCTGGTCAGGCAGCTTGATGTGCCGCGCAACCTGATCGAAATCGATGCGGTGATCTACGATATCGACCGCGACGAGTTGAACGAGTTGTCCAGCAACTGGAATGTCTGGGCCGGAGGGACCAACGTCAGAGGGTCCTTGCTTGAATCAGGCAGCTCCACGCTGTCGGCCGAAAACGCCGGACGGTTCGCCCTGGCGGTCCGTACGCTGGAAGCCAAGGGGGCGGCGACAGTGATCAGCAATCCTTCGATCCTCACTTTGGAGAACCAGCCCGCTGTCATCGATTTCAGCCGGACCGAGTTCCTCACCGCGACGGGGGAGCGTGTTGCCGATATCCAGCCGATTACTGCCGGTACCAGCCTGCAAGTGGTTCCGCGCTCGATGCAACACAATGGCAAGACGCAGGTGCAGTTGATCCTCGATATCGAAGACGGACAAGTCGAAGCATCGCTGCTTGATGACACCAAACCCAGCGTGCGTAACGGCAGTGTCAGCACTCAGGCGGTCATCGCCGAGCGGGGATCGTTGGTCGTTGGTGGTTTTCATTCTCTGCAATCGAGCGACAAGGTAAGCAAAATCCCTTGGCTCAGTGACATTCCGCTCATTGGCAAATTGCTGTTCACGTCCAGTAGCCGCAGCACCAACAAGATAGAGCGCTTGTTCATTCTTACGCCTCGGTTGGTGGGCAACCAGGTTGACCCGGCCCGGTATGTAGAAACCGGTAACCCGGAAGATATCGATTCCGCCGCCCGGCGAATCGACGGTCGCCATGGCGATGGGCAACCCACTCGCGTTGATATTCAGCGCGCGTTCACTCAGTTGTTGAGTGATGTGCAACCGACTGGCTTTACCCCGAGTAACGAGCCTTTATTCATGCCGGCCACTTTATGCGCGACGCAACAGGGCCTGGTCATCGACGCCGATCGCAGCCAGTGGTATGGGCGCAACGCCTGGAGTATTGGCGTGGTGGTCGCGCGCAATACTGGTGATAAACCGCTGCGTATTGATGAAAGCAGTTGTGGCGGGCGCTGGGTGCTGGGTGTCAGTGCATGGCCTCGCGCTTGGTTGCAGCCTGGGGAACAAAGCGAAGTCTATGTCGCGGTGCGTAATCCCCAGTCGCTCAAGAGCAACGTGACCCTTCGCGACTCATTACTCAAGGAGGCAACCCGATGA
- a CDS encoding type III secretion protein has translation MEFSEFSARLNLWLDEPSAAHLDCWVDDANVQLARVEGGIRCSIDVLDPFDASAPDRLMGILGQGGASVACRCPGALGTDPQSQCLVLLHWMPPPSSVEALLGVLQTLANQRAAMLSLMHKTLFDSSTAESRLATTNWRTGV, from the coding sequence ATGGAATTCAGTGAGTTCAGCGCGCGACTGAATCTGTGGCTCGATGAACCTTCGGCCGCGCATCTGGACTGCTGGGTTGACGATGCAAATGTGCAGCTTGCCCGGGTAGAAGGTGGGATCCGCTGTAGCATCGACGTGCTGGATCCGTTTGACGCCAGCGCTCCTGATCGATTGATGGGCATCCTGGGGCAGGGCGGTGCGAGTGTCGCGTGCCGTTGCCCGGGGGCGTTGGGTACCGACCCGCAAAGCCAGTGTCTGGTGCTGTTGCACTGGATGCCCCCGCCCAGCTCGGTCGAGGCCTTACTGGGGGTGCTACAGACTCTGGCAAACCAGCGCGCCGCCATGCTTAGCCTGATGCACAAAACCTTATTTGATTCGTCTACGGCCGAGTCCCGTCTAGCAACTACTAATTGGCGCACTGGAGTGTGA
- the sctL gene encoding type III secretion system stator protein SctL, producing MLIRRNLSLGDREVKRELVVRREQFADYRTAVDVMSRARAEADAILLEAGRRQQEYLDRALAEFWGQASFFLEALEAERQQCRNSVIEVCRELLNVIIGRLFDECPPEVRASILLEHLAASQVYPAVSATLKCHPERYGEVQAWLAANNASVLWQLRDDITMPIQSIRLSTETGEYDIDWTGLRRSFQVADA from the coding sequence ATGCTGATCCGCCGAAATTTGTCCTTGGGCGATCGCGAGGTGAAGCGCGAGTTGGTCGTCCGTCGAGAGCAGTTTGCTGACTACCGGACAGCCGTCGATGTGATGTCGCGAGCACGGGCCGAAGCGGATGCGATATTGCTGGAGGCCGGACGCCGGCAGCAGGAATACCTGGATCGAGCGTTAGCTGAATTCTGGGGGCAGGCCAGTTTTTTCTTGGAGGCGCTGGAGGCTGAGCGCCAACAATGCAGGAACAGTGTGATAGAGGTTTGCCGGGAGCTATTGAACGTCATCATAGGCCGGCTGTTTGATGAGTGCCCCCCCGAGGTGCGTGCCAGCATTCTGCTGGAACATCTGGCGGCCAGCCAGGTATACCCGGCGGTTAGCGCCACTTTGAAGTGCCATCCCGAGCGTTATGGCGAGGTGCAGGCTTGGCTTGCAGCTAACAACGCTTCCGTTCTGTGGCAACTAAGAGACGACATTACGATGCCGATCCAGTCCATTCGCCTGAGCACCGAGACCGGCGAGTACGACATTGATTGGACCGGCTTGCGGCGTTCGTTTCAGGTCGCAGATGCATGA
- a CDS encoding transketolase: MDAMSQAAAWIKEPSADVGVVIVISASLPKYIIDQVHVAIDDWDQVAYLAVQRPAELMLDWLQSGAKPMQSVTTSRCQAKQLLSPVCPNCFLLDVEVEAVPGLAWLGSVCGHKLRVLELSIDGPSSTDMDQHVERILSAAQTLARCLLQERCVL; encoded by the coding sequence ATGGATGCGATGTCGCAAGCAGCAGCCTGGATCAAGGAGCCTTCGGCGGATGTCGGGGTGGTTATTGTCATCAGCGCGTCGTTACCCAAATACATCATTGATCAGGTGCATGTCGCAATAGACGACTGGGACCAGGTTGCCTATCTGGCGGTCCAGCGTCCGGCAGAGTTGATGCTCGACTGGCTGCAGTCAGGGGCGAAGCCGATGCAGTCGGTAACAACTTCTCGCTGTCAGGCCAAGCAGCTACTCAGTCCAGTGTGTCCAAATTGCTTTTTGTTGGATGTCGAAGTCGAAGCAGTCCCAGGCCTCGCCTGGCTGGGGTCGGTCTGTGGTCACAAGCTGCGAGTCCTTGAGTTGAGCATCGACGGACCGTCCAGCACGGACATGGACCAACACGTCGAGCGGATTCTGTCGGCAGCTCAAACCCTGGCCCGGTGCCTGCTGCAAGAGCGATGCGTGCTCTAG